Part of the Jatrophihabitans sp. GAS493 genome, GGCTCTGGTCTACGAGATCGGCAACGGGGCGATCGCCCCGGTCATCGCCCTCACGGCACTCGACGTCGGCGCCTCGGCCGGGATCGCGGCCTTCATGCTGGCGCTACTGGGCATCGGACAGATCCTGGGCGACGTCCCAGCCGCCGCGCTGGCTGACCGCGTCGGCGATCGTCGGGCGATGGTGCTCGCCGCCGGGGTCGCAGTGCTGGCGCTGACCGCCTGCTTCTTCGCCAACTCGCTGGCCATCCTCGGCCCGGCGCTCATCGTTATCGGAGCCTCGAACTCGACCTTCTATCTGGCCCGGCAGTCCTACCTCACTGAGGTCGTCCCCATCTCACTGCGCGCCCGCGCCATGTCCACCCTCGGCGGTTCGCACCGCATCGGCCTGTTCATCGGTCCGTTCATCGGTGCTCTGGCCATCAGCGTCGGCGGTCTGCGGGCGGCCTATCTGGTCGCCATCGTCGCCGTCACCTCGGCCGCGGTGCTGCTGATGGTGATCCCGGACGTCGATCCGCTGCCCGATCAACCCGTCGCCGTGCGGGGTGCGGTCAGCTCCTGGTCGATGCTCAAGACCTACCATCATCTCTTCGCCACGCTGGGCATCGCGGTGCTGTCGGTGGGCGCGGTACGGGCCGCCCGCCAGACCGTGCTGCCGCTCTGGGCCGAACACCTCGGCCTGAGCCCGGAGCAGACGAGTCTGATGTTCGGAGTCGCCAGTGCGGTCGACATGGCGCTCTTCTACCCCTCGGGGAAGGTGATGGATCGCTATGGACGTTTGGCGATCGCGCTCCCGTCGATGGTGATTCTCGGCGGCGCGATGATCTGCATCCCGCTCACCGACGGGTTCGTCTCACTGACCGCGGTGGCTATGGTGATGAGCTTCGGCAACGGGATCGGCTCCGGGATCATGATGACCCTCGGCGCGGACGTCGCCCCGGCCGACAGTCGCACCCGCTTCCTGGCCGTCTGGCGCCTCTTCAGCGATTCCGGCAACGCCGCCGGGCCGGTGATCGTCTCGATCGTGGCGACCGCCGCGACGCTGGCGGTCGGGATCTCCACGGTCGGTGGCGTCGGTCTCATCGCGGCCGCGGCCCTCGCCCGCTGGGTCCCCCGATACTCGGCCTACGCAACTCCGGCCTCGACCCGAGCCCTCCGCGCCGGCGCCGCAGACCCGGGCCCGAGCCAGCCGGGCGGCGGCTCAGACGAAGATCGAGTGAAGCATGGGTGAACGTAGGGCGAAACGGCCGGTCCGCGCCTGATCGCCTCCATACGATGGCGGCATGCTCCG contains:
- a CDS encoding MFS transporter; its protein translation is MALQTEPKVRAVTLRSIAPSAFLPALVYEIGNGAIAPVIALTALDVGASAGIAAFMLALLGIGQILGDVPAAALADRVGDRRAMVLAAGVAVLALTACFFANSLAILGPALIVIGASNSTFYLARQSYLTEVVPISLRARAMSTLGGSHRIGLFIGPFIGALAISVGGLRAAYLVAIVAVTSAAVLLMVIPDVDPLPDQPVAVRGAVSSWSMLKTYHHLFATLGIAVLSVGAVRAARQTVLPLWAEHLGLSPEQTSLMFGVASAVDMALFYPSGKVMDRYGRLAIALPSMVILGGAMICIPLTDGFVSLTAVAMVMSFGNGIGSGIMMTLGADVAPADSRTRFLAVWRLFSDSGNAAGPVIVSIVATAATLAVGISTVGGVGLIAAAALARWVPRYSAYATPASTRALRAGAADPGPSQPGGGSDEDRVKHG